The genomic DNA GCTTGAGCGACAGCCGGATGGTGTCTCGGTAGTGCAGTCGGGCGGGCATGGCGGTATCTTCTGGTTGTTAGGCTTGCTTGTGCTGGGCGCCGCAGTCGCCTGGTTGTTAGGCGCGTTCTAGCGGCAGTGCATTGTGCGGTAGGGGTAGTAGGGTGATGGCGTGAAGTGGTTGAGCAATGTGGTTTTTCTGCTGTGTGGTGTCTGTCCCTTGGCTGGCGTCAACGCCGCTACCTTTGAAGTCGGCTTTTATAACTACCCGCCGATGATGATCGAACAGGGGGAAATCGGTATCTATCAGGATATCTTCGATGAGCTAGGCAAGCTCACGGGTGACACCTTCAGCGTGCAGTGCTACCCCTATCCGCGTATTGGCCTGCTGTTCAATGGTGGGCAGCTCGATATCGAGCCGGGAGTCTATCCGGGTTGGGTGCGCAGTCAGCCGACCCCCGGAGTGTTTTCGGTGCCGTTCGGCAAGGTTGTTGATGTCATGATGTTTGCCCCGGGTAAGGCTTTCCCGGTGGCGCGG from Pseudomonas anguilliseptica includes the following:
- a CDS encoding substrate-binding periplasmic protein, translated to MKWLSNVVFLLCGVCPLAGVNAATFEVGFYNYPPMMIEQGEIGIYQDIFDELGKLTGDTFSVQCYPYPRIGLLFNGGQLDIEPGVYPGWVRSQPTPGVFSVPFGKVVDVMMFAPGKAFPVARPEDLRGKSVGLVRGYACPDLRALIEAGQLDRRNALNEAQLLEMLAKSRFDQIVVNKAIAQYSLAKPPDYRHLEIGDVMSSFDVSMRVHPRHEAWLDKLDAAILTLKRRGVIEGIYAKCGVHL